The genomic stretch GTCGGGGCGCACCTGCTTCACTTTGATGCGGCCCCGGCTCATGGCGGCGGCGACCAGATAAGTGCCGGTTTCGATGCGGTCGGGAAGAATGCTGTACTGGGTGCCTCCCAGCCGCGCCACGCCCTCCACCACAATCGTGTCAGTCCCCGCGCCTTTGATGCGGGCACCCATTTGATTCAGGCACTCCGCCAGATCCACCACTTCCGGCTCCCGGGCGGCGTTTTCGATAACGGTTTTGCCCTGGGCCAGGGTGGCGGCCATCATCACGTTCTCGGTGCCGGTGACCGTGACTTTGTCGAAAAAAATCCGCGCGCCGCACAGGCGTTTGGCCCGGGCGCGGATGTAGCCGCCCTCCACGGCGATGTCCGCCCCCATGGCCTGCAGGGCCTGGATGTGCAGGTTGACGGGCCGCGAGCCGATGGCGCAGCCGCCGGGCAGGGACACTTCCGCCTCCCCGAACCGCGCCACCAGCGGCCCCAATACCAGAATGGAGGCGCGCATGGTTTTGACCAGCTCATAGGGGGCGTAACAGGCTTTGATGGTGCGGGCGTCCACCTCAATGCCCATTTTCTCATCCACCACCAGTTGCACCCCCATGCGGCCCAGCAGTTCCATGGTGGTGGTGATGTCGTGCAGGTGGGGCACGTTGCGCACCATGACCGGCTCATCGGCCAGCAAGGTGGCGGCCAGAATGGGCAGGGCGGCATTTTTGGCGCCGGAGATGCGGATTTCTCCGTCCAGGAAAGCGCCACCGGTGATGATCAGTTTATCCATGTCGGGTCACAAAACGGAGCTTGGGGGGACAAGCCACGAGAGCCTGCTAGCTGGATTGTGCCTGCTCCCATTGCTCGCGGGTATAGGTGCGCATAGACAGCGCGTGGATATCGCCACCCATTTTGTCACCCAGCGTGGCATAGACCATTTTGTGCTGCTGCAACATGGTTTTGCCGGCAAAGTCGTCGTGGATGATTTGCGCCTCGAAGTGGCGGCCGTCACCGGTGATGTGCACCTCGGCCCCGGGAAGGCCGGTTACGATCATGCGTTTGATATCGTCGACTAACATTTGAACCACCGTCAAAGAACCCGGCGTTGCAAGCGGGAAAGGGGGCACAGGATACCTGCTTATGGCTTTTTTTTTAACCCTGGCGGGTTTCGGCCGCGGGCGGAGCGCCACACCCCGGGGAGGCGGCTGCCGGTGCCGGCGCCGCTTCTATGTCCAGGGACAGTATTTTCTCCACCCCCGCCACCCGGGCGATGGCCAGCACCTGCGCCGGAACGGCGACGAAACGCACGCCCCCCCCGGCGGCGCGCGCCGCGCGCAGACACTCCAGCATCAGCGCCACGGCGGCGCTGTCGGCGCGCTCCACCCCCGCCAGATCGAGAGTGGTGACGCCGGCGGTCGTCACCGCCTGCGCAAGGCGGGGCCAAAGTGCGGGAACACTGTGGAACGTGACCGCGCCGCACAAGCGCACACGCCCATTGTCCAGTGCCTCGATCCGGGCCTCCTCAGCCACCGCGGCCGCTTTCACGCTGGTTGCGGTCCGCGAGATCAGCGATCAGTTTGTCCAGCCCCCCACGGCGCACCTCGCTGGCGAAAGTGCTGCGGTAATTGGTCACCAGGCTGACGCCGTCTATGACCACATCGAACACTTTCCAGCTGCCGCCCTGCAAATACAGGGAGTAATCAATGGGAATGGGAAACCCACCGGCCTGCTCCACCTCGGTGCGCACGGTCACTTCTTCCGCACCCGGCCTGCGGCGCAAGGGCAGGTACTCGATCTTGTTGTCTGTGTACTCGGCCAGGGATTTGGCATAGGTCCGCACCAACAGGCTGCGAAACTCGGCCACGAAGCGGCGTCGCTGCTGCGGGCTGGCGCGACGCCAGTATTTGCCCAGCACCCAGCGCGACATGCGCTCGAAGTCAAAATGAGGCAGGACGATTTCGTTCACCAGCTGGTAGAGCCGCCGGGGATTGTTGTCGATGGCGGCACGTTCCTCCCGCACCTTGCCCAGAATCTCCTCGGACGTTTTCTGCACCAGTTCCAGCGGATCCTGCACGGCCGCCGCCACACCGCCGGCCCAGGCCAGGGTCAGGACCATCACAGCCGCCCAGGTTTGTTTCATCGTTGCTCTCCAAGAGGGTCCGCGCCGATGGCGCGTTTGAGCTGCGCCACCTGCATGTTGTAGTCGTACACGGTTTTCAGATAATCACTGTGGGCCAGAACATAGCCTTGAAAAGCGGTCACCACCTTGCTCGCCTCCTCCAGGCCTGCCTCGAAATCCACAAAGCTGGCGATCATCCAGCGCCGCGCTGAGCGGCTGGCATCTTCCATGGCCGCCACCGCCTGTCTCCCCGCCGCAGCCTGGTGATAGGCCTCAGCAACCTGATAGGGTATGCCCTGGCGGGCCAGGGCGGCCTTGGCGATCATGGCATTGAGTTCCGCCTCCGCCCGCGCCACCCGCGCCGCCTGCACACCGTGACCCCACTGCCATTGCAGTCCCACCATGGGGGTGGCGCCGTAGTCGTTGAAGGGGTCGGTAATATGGGGGTTGTCCACCTTGTCGCGGTTGGGCGAATAAGACACCAGACCCGCCA from Gammaproteobacteria bacterium encodes the following:
- a CDS encoding ABC transporter substrate-binding protein codes for the protein MKQTWAAVMVLTLAWAGGVAAAVQDPLELVQKTSEEILGKVREERAAIDNNPRRLYQLVNEIVLPHFDFERMSRWVLGKYWRRASPQQRRRFVAEFRSLLVRTYAKSLAEYTDNKIEYLPLRRRPGAEEVTVRTEVEQAGGFPIPIDYSLYLQGGSWKVFDVVIDGVSLVTNYRSTFASEVRRGGLDKLIADLADRNQRESGRGG
- a CDS encoding BolA/IbaG family iron-sulfur metabolism protein, with the protein product MLVDDIKRMIVTGLPGAEVHITGDGRHFEAQIIHDDFAGKTMLQQHKMVYATLGDKMGGDIHALSMRTYTREQWEQAQSS
- the murA gene encoding UDP-N-acetylglucosamine 1-carboxyvinyltransferase, with protein sequence MDKLIITGGAFLDGEIRISGAKNAALPILAATLLADEPVMVRNVPHLHDITTTMELLGRMGVQLVVDEKMGIEVDARTIKACYAPYELVKTMRASILVLGPLVARFGEAEVSLPGGCAIGSRPVNLHIQALQAMGADIAVEGGYIRARAKRLCGARIFFDKVTVTGTENVMMAATLAQGKTVIENAAREPEVVDLAECLNQMGARIKGAGTDTIVVEGVARLGGTQYSILPDRIETGTYLVAAAMSRGRIKVKQVRPDTLDAVLAKLREAGADLHVGEDWISLDMHGRRPQAVDVHTAPYPAFPTDMQAQFCALNCVAEGTGTISESVFENRFMHVQELQRLGGDIRLEGNTAITRGVSSLTGAPVMATDLRASASLVLAGLVAEGDTLVDRIYHVDRGYECIEEKLAQLGAKIRRVPD
- a CDS encoding STAS domain-containing protein; this encodes MISRTATSVKAAAVAEEARIEALDNGRVRLCGAVTFHSVPALWPRLAQAVTTAGVTTLDLAGVERADSAAVALMLECLRAARAAGGGVRFVAVPAQVLAIARVAGVEKILSLDIEAAPAPAAASPGCGAPPAAETRQG